Part of the Gemmatimonadetes bacterium SCN 70-22 genome is shown below.
ACCTTGCGCGTGCCTAACGCGCGCCGTGCGAGGGCCACCACGTCGTGCGACGAGAGCCCCGCCGGCTTGTCGACGAGGAGGAGGGCGTCAGTCGAGGTCGCTCGCATCGGGCGGGGCGAGCGTGCCGTCCTTGATCTGGGCCAGCAGCGACTCGATGCGCGCCGCGCGCGCGATGCTCGTGTCGAGGTGAAACTCGAGCTCGGGGGCGACGCGCAGGCGGAGCGACCGCGCGACGCGGCTGCGCAGGTGTCCGGCCAGCGAGCGCAGCCCTTCCTGCGTCGCGGCCTTCTCCTCGTCGGTCCCCATGATGCTCACGAAGATGCGCGCATGGCGCAGGTCGCGGGACACGTCCACACCGGTGA
Proteins encoded:
- a CDS encoding ribosome-binding factor A is translated as MANDGRRPDRVAEAIREEVAMFLAEGVKDPRVTGLVTVTGVDVSRDLRHARIFVSIMGTDEEKAATQEGLRSLAGHLRSRVARSLRLRVAPELEFHLDTSIARAARIESLLAQIKDGTLAPPDASDLD